GCTTTCATCACCCTGGTAGTGGCCATCGTAATGGGCCCGGTAACCGTTAAGGAAGTCGGTTTGGGCTCATAGCCATTTGTGGTATACCTGATAACAGCATTCAACTCATTGGTGGTGATTGTAAGGCTGAAGCTATTGGTATAAAAACCGGCATCAACACTCATAACAGGTTTTTCAGCATACCTGGTATATGGCGTTGCTGAATTATTTGAACTTCCGAATGTGGGAGCAGTAAATACTGACCACTCTGAAGATCCATCGGTAGTGCGGCCCCTGGAATGTCCTAATTGTGTGACTTCCAAAACCTTTTCCTCAAGCACAACACCAGTAGGGTCAGAGAGTACCAGTGACTCAGCCGGAATTTTGGTTTGAGTGAGTTTAAAATTGGTATGAACACCTGTTAATGAGGATTCATTTCTGCCGGAAAGCCAAATAATTTTATATCCATGCGAAGGAAGGTTAAAATTTACCGGGAACTTCCACTTATCAGGATTATCAGGGTTATCACTTAAACCGTAATCTTTTAAGTTAACTACTGAGCTACCAGCATTGTACAATTCAATCCAATCAGGAAATTCACCATAATTATCATCATGATGGTCAACATTGGTAACACAATATTCATTGATGACCACCTGCGATTTCAGGTAGGTACTAAATGAAAAAAAGAGAAAACAAGTTGCAAGGAGAAGGTATCGTTTCATCATATGCAGAGAGATTTTTTACTGTTGAGGATATCTTGTTAGAGGGTAAAATTAATGTTAATTTAATAATGCCCGTAACTTGCATCTAAAATCCTCTACTAACGCTTATTTTTTAACGAAAAACCTATATTTGTCAGGACAAGAAACAGGATGAAAAAATCATCCATAAATAAATTCTCCACACCCATGGTTTCAAGAAGAAAGTTTATTACAAACACCTCCGCCGGGATTGCTGGCTTAGCTGTATCAAATCATATCTTCGGTTCTGTTTTTCAACCCTTTGGTGAATTTACCAGTAACCGTCCGATGGTTGGAAAAAGAAATTTTGAAAGTAAGGCAGTAGATGCCATGATTGCCGAAGTAAAGGCAGCCATCAGCGATCCTGAACTGGCCTGGCTGTTTGAGAATTGCTTTCCCAACACCCTCGACACCACAGTGATTCCGGCCAACATACGCGGAAAGGCAGATACATTTGTCATTACAGGTGATATCCGGGCTATGTGGCTCAGGGATTCCACTGCACAGGTATGGCCTTACCTGCCCCTGCTTAACAAGGAACCTGAATTGAAAAGGCTTATTTCAGGGGTAGTAAACAGGCAGGTGCTATGCATAAAACTGGATCCTTACGCCAATGCCTTCATGTATGGTGAAGAGATCAGCCAGTGGAAGACCGACCTGACTGATATGAAACCAGGATTGCATGAGCGGAAGTGGGAAATCGACTCTCTCTGCTATCCGATCCGACTTGCACATGGTTACTGGAAAGAAACTGGTGACACTTCTATTTTCGATGATGAATGGCAGGCAGCCATGGAACTGGTGTATGCCACTTTTATTCAGCAACAACGCAAAGAAAACCGCGGCCCATATACCTTTAAGAGGGAAACAGCATGGCAGTCCGACACCGTTGCAGGGAACGGATATGGCAATCCAATCAACCCGGTAGGACTGATCTGTTCAACTTTCCGCCCCTCCGACGATGCCACAATTTTCCCTTTCCTGGTACCATCGAATTTCTTTGCCGTCCAATCATTGCGACAACTAGCCGATATTCAGCAGGAAGTAAGAGGCAATGCCGCTTTTGCCCTGAAATTAAGAGCCCTTGCCAATGAGGTTGAAAATGCATTGATGAAATATGCTGTTGCCAGTCACCTTGATTATGGCAAAATCATTGCTTATGAGGTGGATGGATTTGGAAACAAATTATTCATGGATGATGCCAATGTCCCGAGCCTGCTGTCGTTGCCCTACCTGGGCTGCATGGAACCCGGTAGCGAATTATATTCAAATACAAGAAGGTTCCTGCTCAGTAAGGATAATCCATGGTATTTTAGCGGCAAAGCAGCCAAAGGAATTGGCAGTCCGCATACGCTTATCGATAAAATTTGGCCTATCGCCCTAACCATGCAAGCCCTTACCAGCACGCAACCCGATGAAATCAAGGAATGTATTGTAACATTGAAAAACACGCATGCCGGAAAAGGATTTATGCATGAATCTTTCAACAAGGACAACCCATCCGACTATACCAGGAATTGGTTTGCGTGGGCTAACACCCTTTTTGGAGAGCTGATTATCAAGGTTTACAAAGAACATCCGCAGATACTTAAGAATATCTAGAAACTGTTTAAAATCATTAAAATGTAGTGCAAAAAGAATCCAGAATTCAGGAGTCAGGAGTCAGAATAGAA
This region of Bacteroidales bacterium genomic DNA includes:
- a CDS encoding glycoside hydrolase family 125 protein → MVSRRKFITNTSAGIAGLAVSNHIFGSVFQPFGEFTSNRPMVGKRNFESKAVDAMIAEVKAAISDPELAWLFENCFPNTLDTTVIPANIRGKADTFVITGDIRAMWLRDSTAQVWPYLPLLNKEPELKRLISGVVNRQVLCIKLDPYANAFMYGEEISQWKTDLTDMKPGLHERKWEIDSLCYPIRLAHGYWKETGDTSIFDDEWQAAMELVYATFIQQQRKENRGPYTFKRETAWQSDTVAGNGYGNPINPVGLICSTFRPSDDATIFPFLVPSNFFAVQSLRQLADIQQEVRGNAAFALKLRALANEVENALMKYAVASHLDYGKIIAYEVDGFGNKLFMDDANVPSLLSLPYLGCMEPGSELYSNTRRFLLSKDNPWYFSGKAAKGIGSPHTLIDKIWPIALTMQALTSTQPDEIKECIVTLKNTHAGKGFMHESFNKDNPSDYTRNWFAWANTLFGELIIKVYKEHPQILKNI